The DNA window CCGCAAGACCGATTTGACAGCGTCGCGCCGCACTACGACAGGATCTTTGAGCGCTTGGAGCGCCGCATCATGCGCCCGTGGCGCAGCCGCGTTTGGGCGGAAGTCGCGGGCTGCAACGTGCTGGAGGTGGGCGTGGGCACGGGGTTTAACGCGCCTTACTACGCGCCGGCGCTCCGCGTTACGGCGGTGGACGTGAGCATGAAGATGCTCCTGCGCACGCGGGAGAAACTGGCGGCCCGCGGTGCGCACGTCCCCGCCCTGGCCCAGATGGACGTCCAGCACCTGGCCTTCGCCGACGGCGCGTTTGACTGCGCGGTGGCGACGCTGGTCTTCTGCGGCGTGCCCGATCCCATCCAGGGGCTGCGGGAGTTGGCGCGGGTCGTGCGGCCGGGCGGGCGCATCGTCCTGCTGGAGCACATGCGCGCCACGTCGCAGGGAATCGCCAGGGCCATGGACGCGCTGAACCCGCTGGCGTGGAAGATCATCGGCGAGGACATCAACCGCGATACGGTGGCCAACGTCCGGGCCGCGGGGCTGCGCGTGGTCAAGGATGAGAGCCTCTGGGCATGGGGCATCGTGCGGCTGATCGTGGCGGAAAGACCGTAATGCAAGGCCAACCGCGCAGGGCCGGCTCCCACGTCTGGCCCCTGCCTCCGGTGATGGAAAGCCGCCCCACAAACTTGTTGGCTACTCGCCTCTGCCCGGCGGCTATGGAAAGCCGCCCTACGGGGCTACATCTATTTCATCCGTGTGGATTCGTGTTATTCGCGGTTACAACTCCTAGGGCAGGTTCCCACGCCTGCCCGATTCGCTACCTCACCCCCTCGTTCCCCCTCTCCGCTGGCGGCGATGGGAAGCCGAAGGCCGGGGTGAGGTTTCGGCGCCGATGGAAAGCCGCCCTACGAACAATTCTCCATTCGCGTGGATTCGTGTTATTCGTGGATAGCGAGCGTAGGGGCAGGTCTCAAACCTGCCCCTACGAAGATGTGCCCCATGGAGACCTGGCGCCTCAGTGCCTTGCGCGGGCGCTACGGCGACTTCAGGTATGCCGCCCGCCGAATGTCCTGGATTTCCACCGAGAACTGGATTTCAGGGCCCGCGCCCGTCGCCGCGTAGTGCGACTTCAGCACGTCCATCACCGCCGCGAGCATCGCCTGCTTCAGTTCATCCGGCCGCCCCTCAAACATGCGGATGTCCAGGTGGACGAACGCCTGGTCTTCGCGGCCCTCGGCGATGCGGTAGGCGTCCAGGCGATAGGCGCGGCTCTTGAAGTTGGCCATCGGAATGCCGCCTACCCTGGACAGCGCCCCTTGCAGATCCGCGAACATGGCCTGGAAGTCCACCTTCTGCGTGATGTTCGCCGTGTACTCAAGTCGGAGATGTGGCATTGCGTCCTCCTGTCAGCGTAGAACTTCGGGCTGCATTCTAGCCGATGAAAAGCCCGATGGCAAGCAGCACGGGCGTCAGGATATTGATGAGCACATTCTGACCCAAGGCCGGCCCCAACTTCGGCAGGTCGTCGGCGTAGCGGTACGCGGCGCGGCCCGCCTGCACCGCCAGGGGCACGGTCAGCAGGCCCAGCAGCGCCCATGCGGGCAGCAGCCCCAGGACGACACCCGCGATGATGGACAGGTAGGCCGCCGCGTTGAAGGCGTTGTAGATGATGCTGCTCTTGCGCCTGCCGATGAGGATGGGATAGTGGCGGCGGCCCACACTGCGGTCGGCCTCCACGTCGGGGAACTGATTGAGCAGCAGCAGGTTGTTGACCAGGAAGAACGGCACCAGCGAGGCGACAAATGCCGTCCACGTGTATTCGCCCGTCAGGACGAAATGCGTCCCCATGACGATGAGCGTTCCAAATCCCAGGCCGGGCGAGATGAGGCAGAGCACGGGATTGTAGGTGAACCACGGGGTGTAGGCGACGATCACCAGCAACCCCAGCAGGCCCAGGGGCACGATGGCCCAGCCCCACACGGACAGGAAGTAGATGCCGATGAGGCCGACGATGGCCGCGGTAACGATGGCGGTCGCCAGCGCCTGGGGCGCCAGTTCGGGGTGCGCCTGCAGGGTGCCGCTCCCGCCGCTAAAGGGCGTGCGCACCGTGCGGAAGTCCACGCCGCTCTTGAAATCAAAGTACTCGTTGAAGGCGTTGACGCTGATGTGGGCGCAGAGCGCGCCCAGGAATGCCAGCACCGCGTGCCAGGGATTCACCGCGCCCCTGGACCAGACCGCGGTGCCCAGGCCCGCGACCGTGCATGCTGGCGCAAGGATGAGGAATGGCACACGCATGGGTCCCAGCAGCAGTTTCACCTTGCTCATACTCTTCCTCCGACAAAGGTTTGAGGTTCCTGCGCAGGGTACAACACGATGCGGCGCGCGGGGTTGCGGAAACGGGAAAGGCACGGAGATGCCAGCCCTCAAGTGACTAGAAGTGCCATCGCGTTGAGGCAAGCGAGCCAAGACCGCATAGCAGCCCAAGCCTCGGTTTCATCAGTCAACGGCGTTTCCACATGCGCAATGCGCGTATTCCGGAATGTATTGACCTCTTCCAAGCGGCGATAGAGTTCGCCAAAGGCTGGCGAGGAGAACACTCGCTCCACCACTTCCCAGACTCCCCCCACGCCCTTGCGTCCAGTTTGTGCATAGTCTATGCAGAATAGCAAGGTTCCCAATCTCTGGATTGACCGGCCGTACACCAGATTGTCTCTCAGATAGCGCTGGTTCTTCTGCAGCAGTGCACGGTCTCGGTTAAGAAGAACTCGGTCCAGGTCTGGTTCAAAGAAGTCCGACACCTCCTTCGGTTTGGCAGGAATAGCCGGTCTCACGTATTTCTCCAGAATTCGCAAAGCGTATTCATCCAGCGGGCCCAACAGCGGCTGGAACGCGTGGGCCAGTGTCGGGTGTCTTGAGCGGATGGCGTGATCCAACAATAGCACGGCCTGACGCATCAGAACTTCAATATCAGGCGGCGGCTGGACGATACCCGCGTCGCCTAGAACGCGCTGGAACAACGCCTCGGCTTGCGACTTGGCCTCGGCTTCCTCCAGGGGCAAGGCCAATTGTTGGGTCTTCCACTCGTCCAGGAGCGCTTTCAGTGCGGGAGCACAGGCACGCGCAAGTTCCTCGACGGTGGCGGCTGCGCCTTGCTGGAAGAGGTGATAAGGCACGTAGAGATAATGCCAGCGAACATCCTTGCCGGATGCGGTCTTGCACCATTCCACAGCGGCGCTGGCTTTGAGCGGGACGAGTTCGTCTTGCCGGCCCTTGAGCTCCACAAGATAATGATCGCCGTTGACTGCACGCACGAAAAAGTCCGGCACATAGAGCGCGCGCTGGCCATCCGGCTTGAGGTAGTCAATCATCAGTTTCTGCGGCCCTGCATTCTTGGCAAAGGCAACTACGTCCTGGGCTGTCTCCAAGAAGTCGGTGAAGGCCTGCTCGAAGTCGTTCTCACACGGTACGAGGTTGAAGATGGTTTTGTTTGCCGCAAGAGCCGGACGCTCATCGGTGCTCGTGGCCTGGTAGGGCTTCCAATCTGAGATGGGCCGCCCGCGGCTGATCCGTCGTCGCTTTTCCTGGCGCACTGTCCG is part of the Chloroflexota bacterium genome and encodes:
- a CDS encoding class I SAM-dependent methyltransferase — its product is MTVGPQDRFDSVAPHYDRIFERLERRIMRPWRSRVWAEVAGCNVLEVGVGTGFNAPYYAPALRVTAVDVSMKMLLRTREKLAARGAHVPALAQMDVQHLAFADGAFDCAVATLVFCGVPDPIQGLRELARVVRPGGRIVLLEHMRATSQGIARAMDALNPLAWKIIGEDINRDTVANVRAAGLRVVKDESLWAWGIVRLIVAERP
- a CDS encoding 5-carboxymethyl-2-hydroxymuconate Delta-isomerase, yielding MPHLRLEYTANITQKVDFQAMFADLQGALSRVGGIPMANFKSRAYRLDAYRIAEGREDQAFVHLDIRMFEGRPDELKQAMLAAVMDVLKSHYAATGAGPEIQFSVEIQDIRRAAYLKSP
- a CDS encoding prenyltransferase; its protein translation is MRVPFLILAPACTVAGLGTAVWSRGAVNPWHAVLAFLGALCAHISVNAFNEYFDFKSGVDFRTVRTPFSGGSGTLQAHPELAPQALATAIVTAAIVGLIGIYFLSVWGWAIVPLGLLGLLVIVAYTPWFTYNPVLCLISPGLGFGTLIVMGTHFVLTGEYTWTAFVASLVPFFLVNNLLLLNQFPDVEADRSVGRRHYPILIGRRKSSIIYNAFNAAAYLSIIAGVVLGLLPAWALLGLLTVPLAVQAGRAAYRYADDLPKLGPALGQNVLINILTPVLLAIGLFIG